In one window of Nocardia brasiliensis DNA:
- a CDS encoding long-chain-acyl-CoA synthetase has product MSLTHRIRSYGVLARGMLEGAGSHRTLAFEFERRSGRPEHAAQPFLLYADERFDYAEANRRVNRIAHAYREEGLGKGDVLALLMENRPEFIWHYLAAGKLGIVVAFINTQTRGEGLVHALSACGAKQLTVGSECLPAFLSVRERVPADLVERCRVVKDEKASAVGDVGGLVRFVPSANSADPPETAQHSLADTGAYIFTSGTTGLPKAAVMSYQRLTSVGRVTGALAWRLEPGDVIYNCLPLFHTNALVIALSSVIAHGCTLALARKFSASAFWHDMHRYEATGFNYIGEMCRYLVNTAPTEHDVGHRIRVIVGQGLQADVWATLQARFEIPRIVELYASTEGNIATLNLSGEVGSVGKLRLGGRLAKWDFDRDDFARADGRLIDCRPGEVGVLLGPIRKRTPFGGYRDEHATRAKVITDAFREGDALFNTGDMFRIDAQKNLFFVDRLGDTFRYKGENVSTTEVQEQLVRWPGIAAANVYGVRVPGREGRAGMAAIVLARGSRFDGVELASYLDAVLPPYARPVFIRVCASLETTATLKLAKLALQRDGFTPRDGEPIYIRDAGEAAYTELTPQRYAALMRDERATLTLERTEGQ; this is encoded by the coding sequence GTGTCGTTGACCCATCGCATCCGGTCCTACGGGGTCCTCGCTCGGGGCATGCTCGAGGGCGCGGGTTCCCATCGCACCCTGGCGTTCGAATTCGAACGCCGCAGTGGGCGACCCGAGCACGCGGCGCAACCGTTCCTGCTCTACGCCGACGAGCGTTTCGACTACGCGGAGGCCAACCGCCGGGTCAACCGGATCGCCCACGCGTACCGCGAGGAAGGCCTGGGCAAGGGCGACGTGCTCGCCCTGCTGATGGAGAATCGGCCCGAGTTCATCTGGCACTACCTGGCGGCGGGCAAGCTCGGGATCGTCGTGGCCTTCATCAACACCCAGACCAGGGGTGAGGGGTTGGTGCACGCGCTCTCGGCGTGCGGTGCGAAACAACTGACCGTCGGTTCGGAATGCCTGCCCGCGTTCCTGTCCGTGCGCGAGCGCGTGCCCGCCGATCTGGTCGAGCGCTGCCGCGTGGTCAAGGACGAAAAGGCCTCCGCCGTGGGCGATGTCGGCGGACTCGTGCGGTTCGTGCCCAGCGCGAACAGCGCCGATCCGCCCGAGACGGCCCAGCATTCGCTCGCCGACACGGGCGCCTACATCTTCACCAGCGGCACGACCGGCCTGCCCAAGGCCGCGGTGATGAGCTATCAGCGGTTGACCTCCGTCGGCCGGGTGACCGGTGCGTTGGCCTGGCGGCTGGAACCGGGCGACGTGATCTACAACTGTCTTCCGCTGTTCCACACCAACGCGCTGGTGATCGCGCTGTCGAGCGTGATCGCGCACGGCTGCACGCTTGCCTTGGCGCGCAAGTTTTCCGCGAGTGCGTTCTGGCACGACATGCATCGTTACGAGGCGACCGGGTTCAACTACATCGGCGAGATGTGCCGTTACCTGGTCAACACCGCGCCGACCGAACACGATGTGGGACATCGCATTCGGGTGATCGTCGGCCAGGGTCTGCAAGCCGATGTCTGGGCGACGCTGCAGGCGCGCTTCGAGATACCCCGGATCGTCGAGCTGTACGCCTCGACCGAGGGCAACATCGCCACGCTCAATCTCTCCGGCGAGGTCGGCTCGGTCGGCAAGCTGCGCCTGGGCGGCAGGCTGGCGAAGTGGGATTTCGACCGCGACGACTTCGCTCGTGCCGACGGCCGCCTGATCGATTGCCGGCCTGGCGAAGTCGGCGTGCTGCTCGGGCCGATTCGCAAGCGCACGCCGTTCGGCGGCTACCGCGACGAACACGCCACGCGCGCGAAGGTGATCACCGACGCCTTCCGCGAGGGCGACGCCCTGTTCAACACCGGCGACATGTTCCGCATCGACGCGCAGAAGAACCTGTTCTTCGTCGACCGGCTCGGCGATACCTTCCGCTACAAGGGCGAGAACGTCTCGACCACGGAGGTGCAGGAGCAGCTCGTGCGCTGGCCCGGCATCGCCGCGGCGAACGTCTACGGGGTGCGGGTGCCGGGCCGGGAAGGCCGCGCGGGCATGGCGGCCATCGTGCTGGCTCGCGGTTCGCGCTTCGACGGTGTGGAACTCGCGTCGTATCTCGACGCGGTGCTGCCTCCGTACGCGCGGCCGGTGTTCATCCGAGTGTGCGCGTCACTGGAAACCACGGCGACGCTGAAACTGGCCAAACTCGCGCTGCAGCGCGACGGTTTCACGCCACGGGACGGGGAGCCCATCTATATCCGCGATGCGGGCGAGGCCGCCTACACCGAGCTGACGCCGCAGCGATACGCGGCGCTCATGCGCGACGAGCGAGCCACCCTGACCCTGGAAAGAACTGAGGGCCAATGA
- a CDS encoding alpha/beta fold hydrolase: MTLEESYDPADAPLAIERSGTGPPLVLVHGGMPASLTWAAQQELGQRWSLLVPSRRGFPPSPPARWQDFLADADDLAELLAEVPGGAHLVGFSYGGIGAVLVAERLPHLVRSLTVIEAPLWHAAQDDEYVRELADLSDQYAANPDDAEAERKFFAVAGVDPSMLADLGEDIRHALEFGRRLRSPREAKPRFETIAEAGVPVLICSGEHNRALDRVCDAVAAQLDAQRVRLPGAGHAVQHAPGFNAMLETFLTAAQQRRGNGRGGTK; encoded by the coding sequence ATGACACTCGAAGAATCCTACGATCCGGCCGACGCACCGCTCGCGATCGAGCGCTCGGGTACCGGACCGCCGCTCGTGCTGGTGCACGGCGGCATGCCCGCGTCGTTGACCTGGGCGGCGCAGCAGGAACTCGGGCAACGCTGGTCGCTGCTGGTGCCGAGCCGGCGCGGTTTTCCGCCGAGCCCGCCCGCGCGGTGGCAGGACTTCCTCGCCGACGCGGACGATTTGGCCGAGCTCCTCGCCGAGGTGCCAGGGGGCGCGCACCTCGTCGGCTTCTCCTACGGCGGCATCGGCGCGGTGCTCGTGGCCGAGCGGCTGCCGCACCTCGTGCGGTCGCTGACCGTGATCGAGGCACCGCTGTGGCATGCCGCCCAGGACGACGAGTACGTGCGTGAATTGGCCGATCTCTCCGACCAATACGCGGCGAACCCCGACGACGCGGAGGCCGAGCGGAAGTTCTTCGCGGTGGCCGGTGTGGATCCGTCGATGCTCGCCGACCTGGGCGAAGACATCAGGCACGCCCTGGAATTCGGCAGGCGGCTGCGTTCGCCCCGCGAGGCCAAGCCCCGGTTCGAGACGATCGCCGAGGCGGGTGTGCCGGTGCTGATCTGCTCGGGCGAGCACAATCGCGCGCTCGATCGGGTATGCGATGCCGTTGCCGCGCAACTCGACGCGCAGCGGGTGCGGCTGCCCGGTGCGGGTCATGCCGTGCAACACGCCCCCGGATTCAACGCGATGCTGGAAACATTTCTGACAGCCGCGCAACAGCGCCGCGGCAATGGACGAGGAGGCACCAAATGA
- a CDS encoding PaaI family thioesterase, which translates to MSDDATIHGHEKVLEYTVELFRSFTPPGVSLQLPPPSAKEMDMQFEEYVPGTSLTATVAAPPSYANAVGLVQGGFLSAMFDNLIGPLSYLTARGPTTTLELTTHFMRQTFPGQRLRLTAVVRKAGRTAIYLAAEAHSEDGKLVATAVSTVQVLSMPTP; encoded by the coding sequence ATGAGTGATGACGCAACGATTCACGGCCACGAGAAGGTGCTCGAGTACACGGTCGAGCTCTTTCGCAGCTTCACCCCGCCCGGGGTGAGCCTGCAGCTTCCGCCGCCCTCGGCGAAGGAAATGGACATGCAGTTCGAGGAATACGTGCCGGGCACGTCGCTGACCGCGACCGTGGCCGCGCCGCCGAGCTACGCCAACGCGGTCGGGCTGGTGCAGGGCGGATTCCTCTCGGCGATGTTCGACAACCTCATCGGCCCGCTCAGCTACCTGACCGCGCGCGGCCCGACGACGACGCTGGAGCTGACGACGCACTTCATGCGCCAGACGTTCCCCGGGCAGCGGCTGCGGCTGACCGCGGTGGTGCGCAAGGCAGGCCGCACGGCGATCTACCTAGCCGCGGAAGCACATAGCGAGGACGGCAAGTTGGTGGCGACAGCGGTGTCCACCGTTCAGGTTCTGTCGATGCCGACTCCGTAG
- a CDS encoding cation:proton antiporter — MPSLLEVTTHFFLQVAVILVTCRLLWPLFQRLGQVQVVAIMAAGFVLGPSVFGMIWPTGQEWLFPTTLDVGGSSITHPNLSAIYVVGQLGLVLYMFLVGASFKLDILRSHLGKAGATSLAGISVPLLLGGLVGVWMVSKGEYFTEKVGAWQGGLFVASAVAITAFPMLAWIIHASGLLNTRLGTMSLSCAAVDDACAWVLLATVVATTKDSMSGAVLAIGGGLGYLVFMVVVVRPILKRLEGWTPSSGDSERSGGIPIVPLTVVLLVVLLAAWFTDFVGIYSVFGAFVAGTVMPRGKLLDVIRDRFEPLVAYLLLPAFFIYSGLNTKLSLIFEPKVLLVAVIVMIVSFASKFGAIGLVARWQGMSWREAGAMGALANARGLMELILLNIGLTAGLISGQLYTVLALMTIVTTFVATPVMRLFERSGWKQGVVFGPSGEELREPEQEHTPEPARIPEQLARNLRVDATDGSP; from the coding sequence ATGCCCTCATTGCTCGAAGTCACAACACATTTCTTTCTGCAGGTCGCGGTCATCCTGGTGACCTGTCGCCTGCTCTGGCCGCTGTTCCAGCGGCTCGGCCAGGTTCAGGTGGTGGCGATCATGGCCGCCGGCTTCGTGCTGGGGCCCTCGGTGTTCGGCATGATCTGGCCGACGGGGCAGGAGTGGCTGTTCCCCACCACGCTGGACGTGGGCGGGTCCTCGATCACCCATCCGAATCTCTCCGCCATCTACGTGGTCGGCCAGCTCGGGCTGGTGCTGTACATGTTCCTGGTCGGCGCCTCGTTCAAGCTGGACATCCTGCGCTCGCATCTGGGCAAGGCCGGGGCGACCTCGCTGGCGGGCATCTCGGTGCCGCTGCTGCTCGGCGGGTTGGTCGGCGTCTGGATGGTGAGTAAGGGCGAATACTTCACCGAGAAGGTCGGCGCCTGGCAGGGCGGGCTGTTCGTCGCCTCCGCGGTGGCCATCACGGCGTTCCCGATGCTCGCCTGGATCATTCATGCGTCGGGCCTGCTGAACACCCGGCTCGGCACGATGTCGCTGTCGTGTGCGGCCGTCGACGACGCATGCGCCTGGGTCCTGCTGGCGACCGTGGTCGCGACGACGAAGGACAGCATGTCGGGCGCGGTGCTCGCGATCGGCGGCGGCCTCGGCTACCTGGTGTTCATGGTGGTCGTGGTGCGTCCGATCCTGAAGCGGCTGGAAGGCTGGACGCCGAGCAGCGGGGATTCCGAGCGCAGCGGCGGCATTCCGATCGTCCCGCTCACCGTCGTGCTGCTGGTTGTGCTGCTGGCCGCATGGTTCACCGACTTCGTCGGAATCTATTCGGTGTTCGGCGCTTTCGTGGCGGGTACCGTGATGCCGCGCGGCAAGTTGCTCGACGTGATTCGCGACCGGTTCGAGCCGCTCGTCGCCTACCTGCTGCTGCCCGCCTTCTTCATCTACTCGGGCCTCAACACCAAGCTCAGCTTGATCTTCGAGCCGAAGGTGCTGCTGGTCGCGGTCATCGTGATGATCGTGTCGTTCGCGAGCAAGTTCGGTGCGATCGGCCTGGTGGCCCGCTGGCAGGGGATGAGCTGGCGGGAGGCGGGCGCGATGGGGGCGCTCGCCAACGCGAGGGGTCTGATGGAACTGATCCTGCTCAACATCGGTCTCACCGCGGGGCTGATCTCGGGCCAGCTCTACACCGTCCTCGCGCTGATGACGATCGTGACGACCTTCGTCGCCACCCCGGTGATGCGGTTGTTCGAGCGCAGTGGCTGGAAACAGGGTGTCGTGTTCGGTCCCTCGGGCGAGGAGCTGCGCGAACCCGAGCAGGAGCACACGCCCGAGCCGGCGCGAATACCCGAGCAGCTCGCGCGCAATCTCCGGGTCGACGCCACCGATGGTTCGCCATGA
- a CDS encoding response regulator transcription factor, translating into MTVGFGSDQETQVRIGRRRPVEWCGSTVVSRRSLLVASDFSFARADFERAVAGHGGFALAGTCSWREVVDRAARLRPDVIVLDASVARLDGLAATVARLRDSDHSPMITLLVERGAANADIAQVDAVLAKDRGVEAVLEVLEVLSSGAVLAMAPQPSRMHSGLALDYKARQRLSTLTKREREILRLVVDGLSNREVGSRLFISPDTVKEYVSRILAKLEVTSRIEAAVAAVRAEYDSGDW; encoded by the coding sequence ATGACCGTTGGATTCGGCTCGGATCAGGAGACCCAGGTGCGTATCGGCCGTCGTCGCCCGGTCGAGTGGTGCGGTTCCACCGTGGTGTCGCGGCGCAGTCTGCTCGTCGCCTCCGACTTCTCTTTCGCCCGAGCGGATTTCGAACGGGCGGTGGCCGGGCACGGCGGGTTCGCGTTGGCGGGCACGTGTTCCTGGCGTGAGGTGGTGGATCGGGCCGCGCGCTTGCGGCCCGACGTGATCGTGCTCGACGCCTCGGTGGCGCGTCTCGACGGGCTCGCCGCGACCGTTGCGCGGCTGCGGGATTCGGATCATTCGCCGATGATCACGCTGCTGGTGGAGCGCGGCGCCGCCAATGCCGATATCGCACAGGTCGACGCCGTGCTGGCCAAGGATCGCGGCGTGGAGGCGGTGCTCGAGGTGCTGGAGGTGCTGAGCTCGGGTGCGGTGCTGGCGATGGCGCCGCAGCCGAGCCGGATGCACAGCGGGCTGGCGCTGGACTACAAGGCGCGTCAGCGCCTTTCGACGCTGACCAAACGAGAACGGGAGATCCTGCGGCTGGTCGTGGACGGGCTGTCCAACCGAGAGGTCGGCTCTCGGTTGTTCATCAGCCCGGACACGGTGAAGGAGTATGTCAGCCGCATTCTCGCCAAACTCGAGGTGACCAGCCGGATCGAGGCCGCGGTCGCCGCCGTCCGCGCGGAGTACGACAGTGGCGATTGGTAG
- a CDS encoding P1 family peptidase has product MTIGIPGVRVGHWSDPHGETGCTVLLLPEGTVASCEVRGGAPASRELEVLAPDKTVPFIDAVVLTGGSAFGLAAADGVMRYLEEHDRGVQTPGGKVPIVPALALFDLSAGDPKARPTAERGYAAAHASTGEQVLAGRVGAGTGAYTGHWRGPGARTPGGLAYIERRWNDLVVGALCVVNAFGDIDDGVAEIALDSVTQLNLVISAASAARMHTTIGAVITNAKLDKVGCHIVAQGAHDGLSRALTPPHGRFDGDGFIAAATGSVDADVDLVRLMALAAVTDAIRSVAAAPQ; this is encoded by the coding sequence ATGACGATTGGCATTCCGGGTGTACGGGTCGGGCACTGGTCCGATCCGCACGGGGAAACCGGGTGTACGGTGCTGCTGCTGCCGGAGGGCACCGTCGCGTCCTGTGAGGTCCGCGGCGGTGCGCCGGCCAGCCGCGAGCTGGAGGTGCTCGCACCGGACAAGACCGTGCCGTTCATCGACGCGGTCGTGCTCACCGGTGGTTCCGCGTTCGGACTCGCCGCCGCGGACGGCGTGATGCGTTATCTCGAGGAGCACGACCGCGGCGTGCAGACGCCCGGCGGCAAGGTGCCGATCGTGCCCGCCCTTGCCCTGTTCGATTTGAGCGCAGGCGATCCCAAGGCGCGGCCGACGGCCGAACGCGGCTACGCGGCTGCCCACGCCAGCACCGGCGAGCAGGTGCTCGCCGGTCGTGTCGGGGCGGGCACCGGCGCGTACACCGGACACTGGCGTGGACCCGGCGCACGCACGCCGGGCGGTCTCGCCTACATCGAACGCCGGTGGAACGACCTGGTGGTCGGCGCGCTCTGCGTGGTCAACGCGTTCGGCGACATCGATGACGGCGTCGCCGAGATCGCACTGGACTCGGTCACGCAGTTGAATCTGGTCATCTCCGCGGCGTCGGCGGCGCGCATGCACACCACCATCGGCGCCGTGATCACCAACGCCAAGCTCGACAAGGTCGGCTGCCACATCGTCGCGCAGGGCGCGCACGACGGTTTGTCGCGCGCGCTGACGCCACCGCACGGCCGGTTCGACGGCGACGGATTCATCGCCGCGGCAACGGGATCCGTCGACGCCGACGTCGACCTGGTGCGGCTGATGGCGCTGGCCGCAGTGACCGACGCGATCCGCTCGGTCGCGGCCGCGCCCCAGTAG
- the panC gene encoding pantoate--beta-alanine ligase translates to MKPPDATNYAQEALIVQHDPAVISDISAKLRAQGRTVTFVPTMGALHDGHLALVEQAQENDSECIVSIFVNPLQFGASEDLDRYPRTLATDLDRLRAAGVRTVFTPTMADMYPNGRRTTVTPGPLGTELCGATRPVLFGGMLTVVAKLLQITRPHAAYFGEKDYQQLILIQQMVHDLNFDIRIVGVATVREPDGLALSSRNRYLDAAERSSATAIPTALRAGARASGAGAAAVLDAARAVLDAAAGVEVEYLELRAPDLGPAPAAGPARLLVAAHIGKTRLIDNISLTLSDLREM, encoded by the coding sequence TTGAAGCCACCGGATGCCACCAATTATGCACAAGAAGCATTGATCGTTCAGCACGATCCCGCGGTAATCTCCGACATTTCCGCGAAGCTGCGGGCACAGGGCCGCACGGTCACCTTCGTGCCCACCATGGGCGCCTTACACGACGGCCATCTCGCATTGGTCGAACAGGCGCAGGAAAACGATTCCGAGTGCATTGTCTCGATCTTCGTCAACCCATTACAATTCGGGGCCTCGGAGGATCTCGACCGCTATCCGCGCACGCTGGCGACCGACCTCGACCGGCTGCGCGCGGCGGGCGTGCGAACGGTCTTCACGCCCACCATGGCAGACATGTATCCGAACGGCAGGCGGACCACCGTCACGCCGGGCCCGCTCGGTACCGAACTCTGCGGCGCGACCCGGCCGGTGCTCTTCGGCGGCATGCTCACCGTGGTGGCCAAGCTACTGCAGATCACCCGGCCGCACGCCGCCTACTTCGGTGAAAAGGACTACCAGCAGCTGATTTTGATTCAGCAGATGGTGCACGATCTGAACTTCGACATCCGGATCGTCGGGGTCGCGACCGTGCGTGAACCCGACGGCTTGGCGCTGTCCTCACGCAACCGCTACCTCGACGCGGCCGAGCGGAGCTCGGCGACGGCGATACCGACGGCGCTGCGCGCGGGGGCGCGCGCGAGCGGCGCGGGAGCCGCCGCGGTACTCGACGCCGCCCGCGCGGTACTCGACGCCGCAGCCGGGGTCGAGGTCGAATATCTCGAATTGCGGGCGCCCGATCTCGGGCCCGCACCCGCGGCAGGCCCGGCCCGGCTGCTGGTCGCCGCGCATATCGGCAAGACCAGGCTGATCGACAACATCTCGTTGACCCTGTCCGACCTTCGGGAAATGTGA